A DNA window from Trichosurus vulpecula isolate mTriVul1 chromosome 2, mTriVul1.pri, whole genome shotgun sequence contains the following coding sequences:
- the PPP1R8 gene encoding nuclear inhibitor of protein phosphatase 1 — translation MAAAANSGSSLPLFDCPTWAGKPPPGLHLDVVKGDKLIEKLIIDEKKYYLFGRNPDLCDFTIDHQSCSRVHAALVYHKHLKRVFLIDLNSTHGTFLGHIRLEPHKPQQIPIDSTVSFGASTRAYTLREKPQTLPSAVKGDEKMGGEDDELKGLLGLPEEETELDNLTEFNTAHNKRISTLTIEEGNLDIQRPKRKRKNSRVTFSEDDEIINPEDVDPSVGRFRNMVQTAVVPVKKKRVEGPGSLSLEESVSRRMQNFPFSGGLYGGLPPTHSEAGSQSHGIHGTALIGGLPMPYPNLAPEVDLTPVVPSAVNMNPAPNPAVYNPEAVNEPKKKKYAKEAWPGKKPTPSLLI, via the exons GGCAGGTAAACCCCCACCTGGTTTACATCTGGATGTAGTCAAAGGAGACAAGTTAATTGAG AAACTGATCATTGATGAAAAGAAGTATTACCTGTTTGGGAGAAACCCTGACCTATGTGATTTTACCATTGATCACCAGTCTTGCTCTCGAGTCCATGCTGCCTTGGTCTACCACAAGCACCTGAAGAGAGTTTTCCTAATAGATCTCAACAGTA CACACGGCACGTTCTTGGGTCACATTCGACTGGAACCTCACAAGCCACAGCAGATCCCCATTGACTCCACAGTCTCATTTGGTGCATCTACCCGGGCATACACTCTTCGTGAGAAGCCTCAGACATTGCCATCAGCGGtgaaaggagatgagaaaatgggCGGAGAGGATGATGAACTCAAGGGCCTACTGGGCCTCCCTGAAGAGGAGACTGAGCTTGAT AACTTGACAGAGTTCAACACAGCCCATAACAAACGGATTTCCACTCTCACCAttgaggaagggaatttggacATCCAGAGACCAAAGCGGAAACGGAAGAACTCTAGGGTAACGTTCAGTGAAGATGATGAGATCATCAATCCAG AGGACGTGGATCCTTCTGTTGGCAGATTCAGAAACATGGTACAGACTGCAGTGGTCCCAGTTAAG AAGAAACGTGTCGAGGGCCCTGGCTCACTCAGTTTGGAGGAGTCAGTGAGCAGGCGCATGCAGAACTTTCCATTCAGCGGAGGATTGTATGGGGGTCTGCCCCCTACCCACAGTGAGGCGGGCTCTCAGTCACATGGCATCCATGGGACTGCGCTTATTGGTGGCCTGCCCATGCCCTACCCAAACCTCGCTCCTGAGGTAGACTTGACCCCTGTTGTGCCATCAGCAGTGAATATGAACCCTGCACCAAACCCTGCGGTCTACAATCCTGAAGCTGTAAACGAGCCGAAGAAGAAGAAATATGCAAAGGAGGCTTGGCCTGGCAAGAAGCCCACACCCTCCTTATTGATTTGA